Proteins found in one Crassostrea angulata isolate pt1a10 chromosome 3, ASM2561291v2, whole genome shotgun sequence genomic segment:
- the LOC128176000 gene encoding tRNA wybutosine-synthesizing protein 5-like, with product MLRLTICVIALVSQHVVDSDDHPKGHLQPLGRHRPPVGSIEERASFPTPLEMFEKYVRGSKPVIFRGILEKGMLPAYKLWTDSYLRENHGSEYVSVEKGKKENRKWNMLNITMSEFLDKYQEEDIYMVNDASERMAEDINMPSMLLCGGFQRVVQNVIMWFSSGGTKSVLHNDGLDNVNCLIDGEKYLVMIDKKLKADVEETGWILNGQYSQVDVEKVDMYKFPKFRNLPWYEVKMQKGDCIFIPFKWYHHVDSKKGRNLAINVWIHHLSKFNASDCNATPTDENRFVSVAKFLQDNKKIDLRDFFLGELEDKEFIDWSFFEDLLKPSGQERADLKKLFGDLDADGDGKIVEHEVMMADLTRILKQLPTLQALVQGENPYDTSDQEESLAESLDPEDIMEDYTENVFDDVLSEDLEHFVNSPKQTDTSRDEL from the exons ATGTTAAGACTTACTATCTGTGTTATAGCCTTGGTCAGCCAACATGTAGTGGACTCGGATGACCACCCTAAGGGTCACCTACAGCCTCTTGGGCGGCACCGACCACCCGTGGGGAGTATCGAGGAACGGGCCAGCTTCCCTACACCACTAGAAATGTTTGAGAAATACGTAAGGGGCAGCAAGCCCGTGATATTTCGCGGCATCTTGGAGAAGGGCATGCTGCCCGCTTACAAGTTGTGGACGGACTCCTATCTGAG AGAGAACCATGGTTCCGAATACGTGTCCGTGGAGAAAGGGAAAAAAGAGAACAGGAAGTGGAATATGCTGAACATTACAATGTCTGAGTTCCTGGACAAATACCAGGAGGAGGACATCTATATGGTCAACGACGCCTCAGAGAGAATGGCAG AGGACATTAACATGCCGTCCATGTTGTTATGCGGTGGTTTCCAGAGAGTGGTCCAGAACGTCATCATGTGGTTCAGCAGTGGGGGGACCAAGTCTGTCCTACACAACGATGGTCTAGATAACGTCAACTGTCTGATCGACGGCGAGAAATACCTGGTCATGATTGACAAG aaacTCAAAGCAGATGTAGAAGAGACGGGTTGGATTCTAAATGGACAGTATAGCCAAGTGGACGTGGAAAAAGTAGATATGTACAAGTTCCCAAAATTCCGGAATTTACCGTGGTATGAGGTTAAAATGCAGAAGGGTGATTGCATTTTTATACCTTTCAA ATGGTACCACCACGTAGACTCAAAGAAAGGACGGAACCTGGCTATTAACGTTTGGATACACCATCTCTCTAAATTCAACGCAAGCGATTGCAATGCAACCCCCACAGACGAAAACCGATTTGTCTCTGTAGCCAAGTTTTTGCAAGATAACAAAAAGATAGATTTAAG agatttttttcTTGGAGAGCTTGAAGATAAAGAGTTCATTGATTGGTCATTCTTTGAAGATCTTTTGAAACCATCAGGGCAGGAGAGAGCCGATTTAAAAAAG CTCTTCGGTGATTTGGATGCTGATGGCGACGGGAAAATTGTCGAGCACGAGGTGATGATGGCAGACTTGACCAGAATCCTGAAGCAGTTGCCGACTCTACAGGCACTTGTACAAGGCGAAAATCCATATGACACTAGTGATCAAGAAGAGAGTCTGGCAGAGTCGCTAGACCCTGAAGACATAATGGAGGATTACACTGAAAACGTGTTTGATGACGTATTAAGCGAGGACTTGGAACATTTTGTAAATTCACCCAAACAAACAGATACAAGTAGAGATGAGCTTTGA